A genome region from Blautia coccoides includes the following:
- a CDS encoding sugar phosphate isomerase/epimerase family protein — MYKTLAPDCIGHRVGLEESAPLAEKYGFDGIWFNIERDAQMPVEKTKEILERYHLKAAGFGLPVEYRKDEETYRKDMEKLEEYVQYAAACGMHRCITWIIPASDELTYEENFNLHRERLGAAAEILKKYDISLGLEFLGPPKLRAGKKYEFIHTLDQMLELCRAIGTGNMGILMDVWHWDMAGQTFEDFAKFPDESWVVCAHIMDAPAGIPREEQEDVVRALPGSTGVLRIGEFFEGLKNMGYTGPVLAEPFVKELGEMEFEKAVAVVSEAIDKVWPKEA, encoded by the coding sequence ATGTATAAGACATTGGCACCGGATTGTATCGGACACAGGGTGGGACTGGAAGAGTCCGCACCTCTGGCTGAGAAGTACGGATTTGACGGAATCTGGTTTAATATAGAGCGTGACGCTCAGATGCCTGTGGAAAAGACAAAAGAAATTTTGGAGAGATACCACTTAAAAGCGGCAGGATTCGGACTTCCTGTTGAATATAGAAAAGACGAAGAGACTTACAGGAAGGATATGGAGAAGCTGGAGGAGTATGTACAGTATGCGGCGGCGTGCGGTATGCACCGCTGTATCACCTGGATCATTCCGGCCAGTGACGAATTAACATATGAAGAAAATTTCAATCTGCACAGGGAAAGGCTGGGAGCGGCTGCCGAGATATTGAAAAAATATGATATCTCTCTGGGACTGGAATTCCTGGGACCGCCCAAATTAAGAGCAGGAAAGAAATATGAATTTATACATACCCTGGACCAGATGTTGGAGCTGTGCCGCGCCATAGGAACCGGAAATATGGGGATATTGATGGATGTCTGGCACTGGGATATGGCAGGACAGACTTTTGAGGATTTTGCCAAATTTCCGGATGAATCCTGGGTGGTGTGTGCCCATATTATGGATGCCCCCGCAGGGATTCCCAGAGAGGAACAGGAGGATGTGGTGAGGGCACTTCCGGGGAGCACCGGGGTCCTCAGGATCGGTGAGTTTTTTGAAGGCTTGAAAAATATGGGCTATACAGGGCCGGTCCTTGCAGAGCCTTTCGTTAAGGAACTGGGGGAGATGGAGTTTGAAAAAGCGGTGGCTGTTGTGAGTGAGGCAATTGATAAAGTCTGGCCCAAAGAGGCATAA
- a CDS encoding PqqD family protein, giving the protein MKKKENVMDKNYLEFIPERNSLLTWKTDKKGIVTLDVENTGFFNRLAQKCFNRPKYTHVHLDKLGSFVWPLIDGQKNIIELGKEVDAHFGEEAAPLYERLAKFFQVLESYHFIKLNKNV; this is encoded by the coding sequence ATGAAAAAAAAAGAAAATGTAATGGATAAAAACTATCTGGAGTTTATTCCTGAGAGAAATTCACTCCTCACCTGGAAAACTGACAAAAAGGGCATTGTGACCCTGGATGTTGAAAATACCGGTTTCTTTAACCGACTGGCCCAGAAATGCTTCAATCGTCCGAAATACACCCATGTCCATTTGGACAAGCTGGGAAGTTTCGTCTGGCCGCTGATCGACGGTCAGAAAAACATTATTGAGCTGGGAAAAGAAGTGGATGCTCACTTTGGCGAGGAGGCAGCCCCACTCTATGAGAGGCTGGCAAAATTTTTTCAGGTACTGGAAAGTTATCATTTCATTAAACTGAATAAGAACGTATAA
- a CDS encoding beta-mannosidase, whose translation MFELKMNDNWRMHESLLSVEKDQWAYVHGLEDGWYSCSLPADVRMPLIENGVIRDPVLADYCRESEWIEKRAWWFERTFDGCSVDKNEDIIELILEGLDSKSDIFINGQYIGSHYSVHYPFVYDIKDKIKEGENVITVRVTSGLESVSDQDLSELNHAVCLETDNGGKYRGDARRAFVRRPQYTVGWDWGPKVITCGITGGARLEGHKKIALREVCLHTEEIGEQAKLKLMLNVENLGFISSRDGKYKVRISYEGDTVFEQIYEDRLFTSGYNYFEEEILIPHAKLWWPNGYGRQPLYEVQVEAVCEDAVEIYPVFRYGIRKLELNTDVLKGKDRKFQFVINGKPIYCKGGNWIPNDFIYARVTDEKYRVLTEEAAEANFNMLRIWGGGLYERDIFYDLCDEKGILIWHDFMFACSTYPDHHQWFREEMRREFDYQTKRLRSHSCLGLFCGTNEVHWLFNSTDNPKWGIEFTYEHQYGMYIANILSKEVIHANCPFIPYWNSSPYGGELPNDDTVGDIHHWQQAYMSKKMEERIEAKDYDKIKAKFVSEYGYVGPCCMETILEYMDGQPLDRTSEVWQMHNNVFEKDTVNTAIEKNYVDHADRLSLEDYITYAGMVHGMMYGYSLESMRFREQCYGGLFWMYNDAWGEVGWTIIDYYLRRKIAYYGVKRALAHQKFTMRAEDGSVILQGANDTPKPLSVTAEFGYVSFDGTIRETRKIQLETEPGERSYLLREALPDRDYKKGTIMLYVLDENIDNIWLRLDDMRNLDFEKSQVICTEDRQEGNDRILTLHSESFAHGVHVKGNYRCSDNYFDLLPGETKTIIVRGAKETALQMASVR comes from the coding sequence ATGTTTGAATTAAAGATGAACGACAACTGGAGAATGCATGAGAGCCTTTTAAGTGTGGAGAAGGACCAGTGGGCTTATGTACATGGACTGGAAGATGGATGGTATAGCTGCAGTCTTCCGGCAGATGTGAGAATGCCGCTGATAGAGAACGGGGTGATCAGGGATCCGGTCTTGGCAGATTACTGCAGGGAATCAGAGTGGATAGAAAAGAGAGCATGGTGGTTTGAACGAACATTTGACGGCTGCAGTGTGGATAAGAATGAAGATATCATTGAGCTTATTTTGGAGGGACTGGATTCCAAAAGCGATATTTTCATTAACGGGCAGTATATTGGAAGCCATTACAGTGTGCACTATCCGTTTGTGTATGATATAAAGGACAAGATCAAAGAGGGAGAAAATGTTATCACAGTCCGGGTGACCAGCGGGCTTGAATCAGTGTCGGACCAGGATCTGTCAGAGCTGAATCATGCTGTATGTCTGGAAACAGACAACGGGGGAAAATATCGTGGTGACGCCAGAAGAGCATTTGTCAGAAGGCCTCAGTATACTGTGGGATGGGACTGGGGTCCCAAAGTGATCACCTGCGGAATCACAGGTGGTGCCAGACTGGAAGGGCATAAGAAGATCGCACTCAGGGAAGTCTGCCTCCACACGGAAGAAATAGGTGAGCAGGCAAAGCTGAAATTAATGCTGAATGTGGAAAATCTGGGATTCATAAGCTCCAGAGACGGAAAATACAAAGTCAGGATAAGCTATGAGGGGGACACTGTCTTTGAACAGATTTATGAAGACAGACTTTTTACATCGGGATATAATTATTTTGAAGAGGAGATTCTGATCCCTCACGCGAAACTTTGGTGGCCAAACGGTTACGGCAGACAGCCATTGTATGAGGTACAGGTTGAAGCGGTATGCGAAGATGCTGTGGAGATATATCCGGTATTTCGCTATGGAATCAGAAAACTGGAGTTAAACACAGATGTACTGAAGGGAAAGGACCGGAAATTCCAGTTTGTCATCAACGGAAAGCCCATCTATTGTAAGGGCGGAAACTGGATTCCAAATGATTTTATTTATGCCAGGGTAACTGATGAAAAATACAGGGTTTTGACAGAGGAAGCGGCAGAGGCCAACTTCAATATGCTGAGGATCTGGGGCGGAGGACTGTATGAGAGGGATATCTTCTATGATCTCTGTGATGAAAAGGGCATTCTGATCTGGCATGATTTTATGTTTGCGTGCTCCACTTATCCGGATCATCATCAATGGTTCCGGGAGGAAATGCGCCGGGAATTTGACTATCAGACAAAACGTCTGCGCAGTCATAGCTGTCTGGGATTATTCTGCGGTACCAACGAAGTGCATTGGCTGTTTAATTCCACAGATAATCCCAAGTGGGGAATTGAATTTACATATGAACATCAGTACGGTATGTATATTGCAAATATCCTCTCCAAAGAAGTCATCCATGCAAACTGTCCCTTTATTCCCTATTGGAATAGTTCACCCTATGGAGGGGAGCTTCCAAACGACGATACCGTAGGCGACATCCATCACTGGCAGCAGGCTTATATGAGCAAAAAGATGGAAGAGCGTATTGAAGCAAAAGATTACGATAAGATCAAGGCCAAGTTTGTGAGTGAATACGGCTATGTAGGGCCGTGCTGTATGGAAACGATCCTGGAATATATGGATGGACAGCCTTTGGACAGGACCAGTGAAGTATGGCAGATGCACAACAATGTCTTTGAAAAAGACACTGTGAATACAGCCATAGAGAAAAACTATGTTGACCACGCGGACAGACTTTCTCTGGAAGATTATATTACTTACGCGGGTATGGTGCATGGTATGATGTACGGATACTCCCTGGAATCCATGCGGTTCAGAGAGCAGTGCTATGGCGGTCTGTTTTGGATGTACAATGACGCATGGGGCGAAGTGGGATGGACCATTATTGACTACTATCTGAGAAGGAAAATCGCTTACTATGGAGTAAAACGTGCCCTGGCCCATCAAAAATTTACTATGCGTGCAGAGGATGGCAGTGTCATATTACAGGGTGCAAACGATACTCCCAAACCATTGTCGGTCACAGCAGAGTTCGGTTATGTATCCTTTGACGGAACTATCAGAGAAACAAGAAAGATCCAATTGGAGACAGAGCCGGGAGAACGTTCCTATCTGCTGCGGGAAGCCCTTCCGGACAGGGATTATAAAAAAGGAACTATCATGCTGTATGTCCTTGATGAAAATATTGACAATATCTGGCTCCGCTTAGATGATATGCGGAATCTGGATTTTGAAAAGAGTCAGGTTATCTGCACAGAGGACCGACAGGAGGGAAATGACAGGATCCTCACCCTTCACTCTGAATCCTTTGCCCACGGCGTACATGTAAAAGGAAATTACAGATGTTCGGATAATTATTTTGACCTTCTTCCGGGAGAGACAAAAACAATAATTGTAAGGGGCGCCAAAGAGACAGCTCTGCAGATGGCTTCTGTAAGATAG
- a CDS encoding YitT family protein, with translation MKHNYKILAKNIGMELLGSVFIAIGIYNFAVASHFPMTGFSGIALILNRLFQLPIGISIIVLNIPVAILCFRLLGRQFFLRSLRAMIISSVMIDYLAPLLPVYEGNRMLSAICTGVLGGFGYAVIYMQNSSTGGTDFIIMAVKALKPYLSLGKIAFLSDVGIILLGGIIFRDMDGIIYGMIINFLFALVVDKVVYGINAGKMTLIVTEHGQKVTEVIDTCCGRGSTILKGVGGYRMDEKQVVMCACNNKQMYFVQKAVKETDPEAFIIVLESNEVHGEGFEMLKIGESGA, from the coding sequence ATGAAACATAATTACAAAATACTTGCGAAAAATATCGGGATGGAACTGCTGGGCAGTGTCTTTATTGCCATTGGTATTTATAACTTTGCGGTGGCCTCCCATTTCCCTATGACAGGTTTTTCCGGTATCGCTCTGATTTTAAACCGCTTGTTCCAGCTCCCTATCGGTATCTCCATCATTGTGCTGAATATTCCGGTGGCCATACTCTGTTTCCGGCTTTTGGGAAGGCAGTTTTTTCTCCGTTCCCTGCGGGCAATGATCATTTCTTCCGTAATGATCGATTACCTTGCGCCTTTACTGCCTGTCTATGAAGGAAACCGGATGCTGTCAGCCATCTGTACCGGTGTGCTTGGCGGTTTTGGCTACGCTGTTATCTATATGCAGAACTCCTCAACAGGCGGAACTGATTTTATTATCATGGCGGTAAAGGCGCTGAAGCCTTATCTTTCCCTGGGAAAGATTGCTTTTTTATCTGATGTGGGGATCATTCTGCTGGGCGGTATTATTTTTCGTGATATGGATGGGATCATCTATGGAATGATCATTAATTTTCTGTTTGCCCTTGTGGTAGACAAAGTGGTTTACGGTATTAACGCGGGGAAGATGACCCTTATCGTGACAGAACATGGTCAGAAGGTCACAGAGGTGATCGATACATGCTGCGGAAGGGGCAGCACCATTTTGAAAGGAGTAGGCGGATACCGGATGGATGAGAAGCAGGTAGTTATGTGTGCCTGTAATAACAAGCAGATGTACTTTGTACAGAAAGCTGTGAAAGAGACGGACCCGGAAGCCTTTATCATTGTACTGGAATCGAATGAAGTACATGGGGAAGGTTTTGAAATGCTGAAGATCGGAGAAAGCGGAGCCTAA
- a CDS encoding OPT family oligopeptide transporter produces the protein MNEQKEFKPYIPAERVTPELTVTSIIMGIILAVVFGAANAYLGLRVGMTISASIPAAVLAMGVIRVIMRKNSILESNIVQTIGSAGESLAAGAIFTLPALFLWAADGKMETPSILEITLIALLGGLLGVLFMVPLRNALIVKEHGILPYPEGTACAEVLLAGEEGGANASTVFAGMGFAAIFKFVIDGLKVVPSEVSLRVKGFAGEIGTQIYPAVMSVGYICGPRISSYMFAGGLVSWMVLIPAVVLFGADLTLYPGTAPIGEMFAEGGASAIWGSYIRYIGAGALAAGGIISLVKSLPLIIRTFSDAMKSLKGNTNTNTTRTGQDLNMAVILGGVLLITIAIWLAPPIPVTFLGAIIVVIFGFFFATVSSRMVGLVGSSNNPVSGMAIATLLIATILLKATGDSGIHGMQGAIAIGSIICIVAAIAGDTSQDLKTGYLLGSTPKKQQIGEFIGVFAAALAIGGVLYLLNAAWGFGSEELGAPQAMLMKMIVEGVMENNLPWTLVFIGVFLAIAVEILGIPVLPFAIGVYLPVQLNACIMVGGLVRLVFDKMNMKDKKKKDAIVNDGVLYCSGMIAGEGLVGILLAVFAVFNIDKFIDLSSRFNLPTAVSNIGSLVVFALVILSLLKFSLWRKRKENK, from the coding sequence ATGAATGAACAGAAAGAATTCAAGCCTTATATTCCGGCCGAGCGCGTAACGCCGGAATTAACTGTCACCTCCATAATCATGGGTATCATCCTGGCTGTCGTTTTCGGCGCTGCCAATGCTTACCTGGGACTTCGTGTTGGTATGACAATCTCCGCGTCCATTCCCGCAGCTGTTCTCGCCATGGGTGTGATCCGTGTTATCATGCGGAAGAATTCCATCCTGGAGAGTAACATTGTACAGACGATCGGTTCTGCCGGTGAGTCTCTTGCTGCCGGTGCCATCTTTACTTTACCTGCCCTCTTCTTATGGGCTGCTGATGGCAAAATGGAAACCCCGAGTATTCTGGAAATCACACTGATCGCTCTGCTGGGTGGCCTTTTGGGTGTACTTTTCATGGTACCTCTGAGAAATGCCCTGATTGTAAAAGAGCACGGTATTCTTCCTTATCCGGAGGGAACCGCATGTGCGGAAGTTCTTCTGGCAGGTGAAGAAGGCGGCGCAAATGCCTCCACCGTATTCGCCGGTATGGGATTTGCTGCAATCTTTAAATTTGTCATTGACGGTTTGAAAGTGGTTCCCAGTGAAGTTTCCCTGAGAGTAAAAGGCTTTGCAGGTGAAATCGGAACTCAGATCTACCCGGCAGTTATGAGTGTGGGTTATATCTGTGGTCCCCGTATTTCATCTTATATGTTTGCCGGCGGTCTGGTGAGCTGGATGGTTCTGATTCCGGCTGTTGTACTTTTCGGTGCTGACCTGACTCTGTATCCGGGAACTGCCCCCATAGGTGAAATGTTTGCAGAAGGCGGCGCAAGCGCCATCTGGGGAAGCTACATCCGTTACATCGGTGCAGGTGCACTGGCTGCCGGCGGTATCATCAGCCTGGTAAAATCCCTGCCGCTGATCATTCGTACATTCAGTGATGCTATGAAGAGCCTGAAAGGCAATACCAACACCAATACAACCAGAACAGGACAGGACCTGAACATGGCTGTCATTTTGGGCGGTGTGCTTTTGATCACTATTGCTATCTGGCTGGCACCTCCGATTCCGGTAACCTTCCTGGGTGCCATTATCGTTGTAATCTTCGGCTTCTTCTTCGCTACTGTATCTTCCAGAATGGTAGGTCTGGTAGGAAGCAGCAACAACCCTGTTTCCGGTATGGCAATCGCCACTCTGCTGATCGCAACTATCCTGCTCAAAGCAACAGGTGACAGCGGAATCCACGGAATGCAGGGCGCTATCGCCATCGGTTCTATCATCTGTATCGTAGCCGCCATTGCAGGCGATACTTCACAGGATTTAAAGACCGGTTATCTTCTGGGTTCCACACCTAAAAAACAGCAGATTGGTGAGTTTATCGGTGTATTCGCCGCTGCTCTGGCGATTGGCGGAGTGTTATACCTGCTGAACGCTGCATGGGGATTCGGCTCCGAAGAATTAGGCGCACCTCAGGCCATGCTCATGAAGATGATCGTAGAAGGTGTTATGGAAAACAACCTGCCATGGACGCTGGTATTTATCGGTGTATTCCTGGCAATCGCTGTGGAAATCCTGGGTATTCCGGTACTGCCCTTTGCAATCGGTGTATACCTTCCGGTACAGTTAAACGCCTGCATTATGGTCGGTGGACTTGTTCGTCTGGTGTTTGACAAAATGAATATGAAAGATAAGAAGAAAAAAGATGCCATTGTCAATGACGGTGTGCTCTATTGCTCCGGTATGATTGCCGGTGAAGGTCTGGTGGGCATTCTTCTGGCTGTCTTTGCAGTATTTAATATTGATAAATTTATTGACCTATCCAGCAGATTCAATCTTCCCACAGCGGTATCCAATATCGGAAGCCTGGTTGTATTTGCACTTGTGATTCTGAGTCTGCTTAAATTTTCTCTCTGGAGAAAACGCAAAGAGAACAAATAA
- a CDS encoding rhodanese-like domain-containing protein: MKKNKKWLFAVIAAGVLTAALSACGQDKTGQDTKAAQEDTVKAEYKKITAEEAKERMDKDDKVVILDVRTEEEYQEGHVPGAIVIPNETISSEPLEELPDMDQEILVYCRSGNRSAQAAKKLAEAGYTQVYDFGGIIDWPYDTEK; the protein is encoded by the coding sequence ATGAAGAAAAATAAGAAATGGCTCTTTGCCGTTATAGCGGCAGGTGTATTGACGGCAGCCTTGTCTGCATGCGGACAGGACAAGACCGGACAGGATACAAAAGCAGCACAGGAGGACACAGTGAAAGCAGAATATAAAAAGATCACGGCAGAAGAAGCAAAAGAGCGGATGGACAAGGATGATAAAGTGGTGATCCTGGATGTCCGCACAGAGGAGGAATATCAGGAAGGCCATGTGCCCGGAGCAATTGTGATCCCAAATGAGACCATCAGCAGCGAACCTTTGGAGGAACTGCCTGATATGGACCAGGAAATACTGGTATACTGCAGAAGCGGCAACCGCAGCGCACAGGCTGCGAAAAAGCTCGCAGAGGCGGGATATACTCAGGTCTATGATTTCGGAGGTATCATTGACTGGCCTTATGATACAGAAAAATAA
- a CDS encoding AraC family transcriptional regulator has product MGRKKKRYVEDHIFRIYPDYPLMVLDKIAWAKAGAEDPLHFHYYLEIGYCYEGQGTIISEGKEAAFCSGSISLVAPNLLHATRNENGMYNMWGYLFVDLEDFIKLFSFIDERMNLKICRQLFYGVQILDEGEYGQLTFLLKQIFKIAGKKRGTYKVQVMSLLCTFLFMLYDVLEQNHAVEEEAVSLPLLPAIDYIYDHYMEQIKVGELAGLCHFSESHFRKVFQKMKGLGPVDYINCIRVREACWMLQNTMEPIRMIGEKCGYLSISSFERNFKKRMGVLPAKWREERRLYRKKERGEYEIKKILVEERAGNKEENQI; this is encoded by the coding sequence GTGGGGCGGAAAAAGAAGCGTTATGTAGAGGATCATATTTTCAGAATATATCCGGATTATCCGCTGATGGTGCTGGATAAAATTGCATGGGCTAAGGCCGGAGCAGAGGATCCCCTTCATTTTCATTACTATCTGGAGATTGGTTATTGTTATGAAGGGCAGGGGACGATCATTAGTGAAGGGAAAGAGGCCGCGTTTTGTTCCGGGAGTATTAGTCTTGTTGCTCCAAATCTGCTGCATGCTACAAGAAATGAAAATGGTATGTATAACATGTGGGGATACTTGTTTGTGGACCTGGAGGATTTTATAAAACTGTTTTCATTTATTGATGAAAGAATGAATTTGAAAATATGCAGACAGTTGTTTTACGGAGTGCAGATATTAGATGAAGGGGAATACGGACAGCTTACTTTTCTTTTGAAGCAGATTTTTAAGATAGCGGGAAAAAAAAGGGGAACTTATAAGGTGCAGGTGATGAGTCTTCTGTGTACCTTTTTATTTATGCTGTACGATGTATTGGAGCAGAATCACGCCGTGGAGGAAGAGGCAGTGAGCCTGCCGCTTCTGCCAGCTATCGATTATATTTATGATCATTATATGGAGCAGATAAAAGTGGGAGAACTGGCTGGGTTGTGCCACTTCAGTGAGAGCCACTTCCGCAAGGTTTTTCAAAAAATGAAGGGACTTGGGCCAGTGGATTATATCAACTGCATAAGGGTCAGGGAAGCCTGCTGGATGTTGCAGAATACCATGGAGCCAATCAGGATGATAGGAGAGAAGTGCGGCTATCTTTCCATATCCTCTTTTGAACGTAATTTTAAAAAACGCATGGGCGTGCTGCCTGCCAAGTGGAGAGAAGAGAGAAGGCTCTACCGGAAAAAGGAGAGAGGTGAGTATGAAATTAAAAAGATACTGGTAGAGGAACGGGCCGGGAATAAGGAAGAAAATCAGATTTGA
- a CDS encoding zinc-dependent alcohol dehydrogenase, with the protein MKSLVLGNNRAYLEDVPDPVPHGEWVVVKVESTPICGSDRKAFVSPTPVRDAGHEGAGVVVAVNGSNLLKEGDRVILNPLSGCGHCSLCLSGNYIYCTEKPQYFSHFAEYVLVQDFVCTKLPDDITYDQGSLGCCALGPAFSSIKRLNVKGFDTILITGLGPVGMGAIAVSKFLGARVIALDSVPFRKNMAKEMGADVVLDPTDPDIKEKIREAKKDAPLIKAVDASGNGNAERLCIDMMEPRGSVAFIGENHNTIPICPSDDFIRKGLTLMGSWHYNMDDREEMFAILRRSPVVHKIITDVYGFSDVQGAFEKFMGQDTCKVILKPWE; encoded by the coding sequence ATGAAATCATTAGTTCTGGGAAATAATCGGGCGTATCTGGAAGACGTGCCAGATCCGGTACCCCATGGAGAATGGGTAGTAGTAAAAGTAGAGTCCACGCCAATCTGCGGAAGTGACAGAAAAGCATTTGTCTCACCTACACCTGTCCGTGATGCCGGGCATGAAGGTGCCGGTGTTGTTGTGGCAGTCAACGGCTCCAACCTTCTGAAGGAGGGGGATAGGGTCATATTAAATCCCCTTTCCGGCTGTGGGCACTGTTCTCTGTGTCTTTCGGGTAATTATATTTATTGTACGGAAAAGCCTCAGTATTTCAGTCATTTTGCTGAATATGTGCTGGTACAGGATTTTGTCTGCACAAAGCTTCCCGATGATATAACATATGATCAGGGTTCACTGGGATGCTGTGCTTTAGGCCCTGCGTTCAGCTCTATTAAAAGGCTGAATGTAAAGGGATTTGATACCATACTCATCACCGGTCTGGGTCCTGTGGGTATGGGCGCCATTGCCGTGTCAAAGTTTTTGGGAGCGCGGGTGATCGCTCTGGACAGTGTTCCATTCCGCAAGAACATGGCAAAGGAAATGGGGGCTGATGTGGTTTTGGACCCAACAGACCCTGATATCAAAGAAAAGATCAGAGAAGCGAAAAAAGATGCACCGCTTATCAAGGCTGTGGATGCTTCTGGCAACGGCAATGCGGAAAGGCTCTGCATTGATATGATGGAGCCAAGGGGCAGTGTGGCATTTATAGGAGAAAACCACAATACAATTCCAATCTGCCCAAGTGATGACTTTATCAGAAAAGGACTTACTCTGATGGGTTCCTGGCATTATAACATGGATGACAGGGAAGAAATGTTTGCCATACTCAGGCGTTCTCCTGTGGTACATAAAATTATTACAGATGTATACGGATTTTCAGATGTACAGGGAGCCTTCGAGAAGTTTATGGGACAGGATACCTGTAAAGTGATCCTGAAACCCTGGGAGTGA
- the bioB gene encoding biotin synthase BioB, producing the protein MITMLMEKVLNGGTLTKEEAIRLSSADLEPLCQAADRIRRHFCGNAFDMCSIINGKSGKCPEDCKYCAQSVHYSADTAVYPLLDSHEIVREAEANAANGILRFSIVTSGKRLSDREVEQVCESFRKIKETCGISLCASMGLLSKKQFEMLKSAGVVRYHNNLETSRRFFPQICTTHTYDDKIQAILDAQEVGLTVCSGGIIGLGETMEDRIDMAITLQKLHIRSVPVNVLNPIPGTPLAHRVPLDEDEVCRTAAVFRFLMPDSLLRMAGGRGLMRDQGRRVFQSGANGAITQNMLTTGGVAVNEDRLLAEELGFEIRLYE; encoded by the coding sequence ATGATTACAATGTTAATGGAAAAAGTTTTAAACGGAGGCACTCTCACCAAAGAAGAGGCAATACGCCTTTCCTCTGCAGACTTGGAGCCGCTCTGTCAGGCGGCAGACCGGATACGCCGGCATTTCTGCGGGAATGCTTTTGATATGTGCTCTATCATCAACGGCAAAAGCGGAAAATGTCCGGAGGATTGTAAATACTGCGCCCAATCTGTCCATTATTCCGCAGATACCGCTGTTTATCCTCTTCTTGATTCCCATGAAATCGTTCGGGAGGCAGAGGCCAATGCAGCAAACGGCATCCTGCGCTTCTCCATTGTAACATCAGGAAAACGTCTGAGTGACAGAGAAGTGGAACAGGTCTGCGAGAGTTTTCGGAAGATAAAAGAAACCTGTGGTATATCTCTGTGTGCCTCCATGGGACTCCTCTCCAAAAAACAATTTGAGATGCTGAAAAGTGCCGGTGTGGTCCGCTATCACAACAATCTGGAAACCTCCCGCCGCTTCTTCCCTCAAATCTGCACCACACATACATACGATGACAAAATACAGGCTATTTTAGATGCTCAGGAGGTGGGCCTCACAGTATGCAGCGGGGGCATTATAGGTCTTGGGGAAACCATGGAGGACAGAATTGATATGGCCATTACACTGCAAAAGCTGCATATCCGTTCTGTGCCTGTCAATGTTTTAAACCCGATTCCCGGTACTCCTCTGGCGCATCGTGTGCCTCTGGATGAGGATGAAGTCTGCCGGACTGCGGCTGTGTTCCGTTTTCTTATGCCAGACAGTCTCCTGCGCATGGCAGGAGGCCGGGGGCTTATGAGAGACCAGGGACGGCGTGTGTTTCAGTCAGGCGCAAATGGGGCCATCACGCAGAATATGCTGACCACAGGGGGCGTTGCAGTTAATGAAGACAGACTTCTGGCTGAGGAATTGGGATTTGAGATCAGGCTTTACGAGTAA
- a CDS encoding D-lyxose/D-mannose family sugar isomerase, giving the protein MKKTEYDEKRAGVLDYFEKAHIVLTDEEKENIEIADFGLNDIERIGLQLVTYINTDRCCAKEMVLFPGQTCPEHSHVPISAIGYEGKEETFRCRYGTVYLYVEGEATGNSRGKIPAGYEGTYTVLHEIILRPGQQHTIYPDTRHWFQAGPEGAVISEFSTTSRDEYDIFTDKNIKRQPVIDN; this is encoded by the coding sequence ATGAAAAAGACAGAATACGACGAGAAAAGAGCCGGAGTGCTGGATTACTTTGAAAAGGCACATATAGTACTCACAGATGAGGAAAAAGAAAATATCGAAATCGCTGATTTTGGTCTGAATGACATAGAACGCATCGGTCTTCAGCTTGTCACCTATATCAATACAGACAGGTGCTGTGCAAAGGAAATGGTTCTCTTTCCGGGGCAGACATGCCCGGAACACAGCCATGTGCCTATCAGTGCCATAGGATATGAGGGAAAGGAGGAGACTTTCCGCTGTAGATACGGAACTGTCTATCTCTATGTGGAAGGTGAAGCCACCGGGAACAGCAGGGGGAAAATACCTGCAGGCTATGAAGGCACTTACACAGTCCTGCACGAGATAATCCTCCGCCCAGGCCAACAGCATACAATCTATCCTGACACCAGACATTGGTTCCAGGCCGGCCCGGAAGGCGCCGTGATCTCTGAATTCAGTACAACCAGCAGAGACGAATATGATATATTTACTGATAAAAATATAAAAAGGCAGCCCGTTATAGACAACTGA